CTTTCAGGGACTAAAAGGTAATTTCTCACCCTGCAGAGAATTCTGGGCATGGTGGCTGAGTTGCCTGTGGGACCCACTTTGCTGGGTTGAATCTGCTGGCCAACCAAATTCTGGAAGGTTCTGGGCTGTTCTGGCCAGTTCTGGGTGCTGCTGGCCGTCTCTGGTGAATTCTGGGTGATTCCAGAATTTTCGTTAGCCAACCACAGCTTCCTGGAAATTTCGTTGGCCAACCAGGCATCTCTGGCGAGTTCCCACGCATCCCAGTCGCCTCTGGAAGCTTCGGGCGCCTTCCAGCCCATTCCGCCAATTGGACCTCGCCTGGCATGGATCTGTAGGCCAACCAGTcttccgtaggccaaccagctTCCGCAGGCCTACCAGTGATTGCCCCGCCTACACTTCCTGCGCACGCCAGCCTTCCGCGCACCACAGCGCAGCGCTGTCCCAGCGCCCGCAACACTGCTGCTCGTCCGATAGGCCTACCACGCATCCCGCAGGCCCAGTTGGCAGTGGCCCTTCTCCCGTAGGCCAACCACGCACCTGTCAACTGCCTGCCCTGCAGCTGCTGTCACCAACGCCCCTTTGGCACTCCATAGGGCTGTCCCGCAAGTCTTCCTTCACAAAATTCTTTGGATTTTAGGGAGGCATGGGAAGAATCGTGACACATGTCAAGGCTTTGCTGGttcctttttataaaaaaaatgtttcTAGTAATATTCGAAAGTGCCAAGTATTATTTAAAACGTTTGGTTAATGTGAAATGATTGAGAGCAACGAACTGGTCGACTTCTTGAAAAATTGGACGGCCTACAAACatatttttcatgatttattAAGAAATTGCTTCTAGAAAGGATTTGACATTTGCATCTGAATGTTGTGGAGAACCTCAAATTTCTTCTTCACAGATAGGCTACTAGGGAATCAATCAAGGTCTGAATAATTAACCATATTGCAAATTATAAGATTTCTGGGCCAGCTTTTTGCAAGTCAATTTACACTTTACAGAGAATCCCAGGCGCAAAGCCTATGGGAGCTGATTTATAAAGGGAATCAAACAGCTCACAAGGTTTTGCTTCAAGAGCCCCTGCATCTGCCATAATTAATAAACTTCCAAGTCACAAATGCAGcaaaaatgaaattgaaaaatGAAGATCTGTAAGCTACTACTCGATTTGTACGGTTACATGATGAATCTTATATGTCTTTTCACAGTAATCCCTAATCCTGTTGAGTAATTCAGTAGAGCTGGCTCCAGGCTCAGCTACTACATGGCAAGACAATACTAGCTTTCCTAATGTGATGGCCCATACATGCAGGTCATGAATATCTTGTACTCCTTGTACACACTTCAGACCACTCTCTACCCTGTCAACATTGATGTCATGAGGAGTCTTCTCCATCAGGATGCTAAATATGTTCATAAGCATGGGTATGGTTGAAAACAGAACAAAAGCAGAGAACACGAGAGTGCTAATCAGATCAACCACCAACCAATCAGGTTTTGCCCATATAATTGCTCCGGCAACCATCACTCCAACAGATTGAATTAGATCAGCCATGACGTGTAGGTAAGCCCCTTGGATATTTATgttcaatatttttctttttggtggAGAATTTGGTACCAGCTTAGCCCCCTCCCCTTCATTTACTGCACATAACTCATCAACCTCATGATTGTGAATGTGGTCGTGATCATGGTCGTGATCGTGATCGTGGTCATGATCGTGGTCGTGATCATGATCGTGGTTGTGGTCATGATTGTGGTCGTGGTCATCGTGGTTGTGGTCATGATCATGATTGTGGTCGTGGTCATGATCATGGAAAGCATGATGAGAGTGGTCATGACCTAGCCATATTATCATTATCAAGTTAATAATGAATCCAAAGGCAGCAATTGCAAACATGAGTCCTCCATTTACCTCTGAATTTTTGTGAAGAATTCTGTCTATTGCTTCGTAAACTAAGATTCCTGAGATCACCCATATAAGCTGCACAGATAGAAGAGCACCTAAAACTTCAAGGCGACTAAATCCAAAAGAATGTTGCGAAGTTGCCTTCCAACCTGAAGCCCAGACTGTGAAAAGAGAGATACAGAATCCAGCAACATCAGTTAACAAATGTGCTGCATCTGTAATAACTGCAAGGCTGTTGGCTTTTAAGCCACCAATGATCTCAACTGCCATGActattaaatagaaaattataagTCCAGAAAGTTTCATTGTGGACTTTGATCTTTCTTCCAATTCAAAAGTATCATTTTCATGTTTGGAGAAGGCACAAATAGAATTGCAAGTCAACTGTGCTGTGACAGGAAGGACAGCATTTTCTTCATTAGCTATGGCCATCTCAATATTCTTCCGGTGCTGTAATTGCAGAATAGGAACTCCATCATGTTCCATCTGTTTGGAGAACAAGTTAATACTTCagtcaatttaaaataatatttagaacAAGAAATTTAAACAGTAAAATTGCCATAGCTTCACAAACAGACAATGAAAGGAGAGCTTCAATGCTACAAGCTACAAAAAGTAACTGCCAGAGAGAAAAGAACAATCAATTACGATATTGCCAGCCATGGCAATTAAGATAAAAAGTTTTTAGCAGGTCTAGTACCATAATGATTATAACCAAGAAATGTGTAGTAGAGATACAAAGGATAGACATTACATCATAACAAGTAGACCAAAACAATCAAAGTCGATAAACTGGAAGACTCATAATGTCTGCAAATTTCAACAAGTAGCAATACTGACCACACAGCTAGCTTTAGAaaataagcaaaataaaatttaaaatttgcacAAACCTCCTTTTGGTGATCAATATCAAATATCTACAACCccttgaaaaagtttaaagaacAATCCCACTTATCCtctgtaaataaattaatgacCAGTAATCATAAATTCATAATCCTTACTTATGATTCTTCCATCATCAGCTCAATaaaacctttattttttttttctttttttgttaatttggcTCCAACTAGAACTTAAATGCCAGATCTCTCAGTCCACGTTCCAGAACCACTAAACTAAAACCTATTAGTAGCTTAATAAAACCATTACATGTAACCAATAATGGATTCAGCATTCAAAGTTCATCTTCTAAAACCTCCTTTAGAGAGTCCATGATTTTTACTCCCACCATTTTATTTTACCATGACTTCTTTCCACCACATAACGAAAACTTTCAGTTCAGAAGGTTTTCCTCATTGACCAAATTGTTCATCCTCCAActgagtttcatgacataccaaAAAGTTCTAATAAACTAATAGCTGTGCTGCTAATAGCACTTAATGCGGTTTTAGCAGCAGTAAAGTATTTTATCGGGCATCTTGAATGGTTTAAACTGTATATGATAATCAGAAAACACTTAGAAGACACTCTTCCCATTTCAAATGATAGAACTCATATTAATATGAAAACTCCATTGCATCAATATGCCCTTTAAAAGCTTTGTTTCTCCTATACACTGAAAAGTAAAACCACCTCTAGATGATCAAGCAATCCAGCCTAACTTCAATCTACGAAAAGAATCTAAAACCCTAAGGCATAAATTCATTAGGAATAGCACCATAACTTGAAAATGACAACGGTATAATTTCATTTCTATTTCTCTGACCTCAAAACTGGGAAAATAcctgatcaaacattgtttctGAGACGATCAATAAAATTGCTAGGAACCCATTTCACAAAATaccaaaaaaaagagaaaatctaAAACCAAAGACATTGCAAGCATGGAAAGTTGATGAAAGGATATACCTGAAAACCACAAGAAAGAGGAGAGGAAGAATCGCATGAATTGAAAAATTGGTTTCTGGCCCAGAAGTGAGATAATATCGAAAGAAATCGATCGGCTACCAAATTCTTATAATAGAAAAACAGAGAATGATTCCTGCAGTTTTCAAATTTCTCTTGTTCTTCTTATTGCAGAGAGATAGGCCGGCAGGAAAGAACCTTACTTTTTAGCATAAAAAAAGGCAATGCTTTCAGCGTTTAATTTAGTACCAAAAATGTTCTCCAATAAAAACCAAGATTCATTGTGTAATTGTATTCGCTAATACATGAGATTCTTGAGAATCTTGcgtctttatatatatatatatatatatatatatatgaataatgGATTATGCCAATTATAgggattttcataaaaatatattttttaaatattttacagaAATATCAAATATGGATACGTtgataaatttcaattttagtttaaaaaagcataattatctttttatatatgatcaaatttattattttttttaattatactatgCCACAAAAAAAAAGGATTATTTGCTAATAAATACGACATCGTTAAGTAACAAGTACAAAGATTCTTGAGaatcttattaataaaataaaggattatatttataacttttctatattttcttttcttttaaaattatgtatataaACTATATAACTTTAATATTATATagatttattttacaaaaagcaaacatattattattctctttattctataatttttgttttttttaattattttaaaattattatttattttttatattataataatatataaattaattattataatcttaattaattttactttatttttaataaatatattaaaatattttttaatatttaataaaacttaatatttttaaaataaatataataaaaaagttaataaaaaatttatattttttaatatatataaaaaataaaattaatataaattaattttattttatatatgctactgctttgaatttattttatccaTGTTGCTATTTTATAAATATCTTGTAGGTGATTAGTTAAAGACTTTGCATGTACTGAATtcattggatttttttttaaagaataatttattttttttttaaagtaaaactaataaaatttcatcaaatcgTCATGAATATCATCACAAACACAAATACGATTATAACTAATAGTTTTTTAGTCAAAATATGAGCAATTATAAATAGTATTGCGATgaacccatctaacagaaatatcaatttttaaagtctaataaaattttagagtctaacaaagatttataattatttaaaatcaaattcctGTATAAGATAATTCGACAAAAATGCTCTCCTTCTTTCTCATTTCTCGAGCATACATCAATAAAATCTCTTGAACAAAACCACAGAATAGATCTTTTACGAGATAAATCTTGAATAAAATTCAAAGACTGACGTCGTCATTGCGATTCcagaaacccataataaccgttaaacctccattgaatatTATCTTctgaaacaaccgaatcaataaaatttaaaaaaaaaccaacTCTAAAAATAGACACAcaactcttccacattaacaaAATGGCTCATTTCAATTCTTGTTTATTAACTGAAAAACAaccattaaaatgtaaaaaattataaaaaaatttcatacgagaattaagaatttttatttttatcaaaaataaaatgtccggcttgtaactagtaacTAAATCattcaatgcattaactgtccgaGAATTGTCGGGTTCTCGGCAGTTCCAATACAAGACGACCATTATATTCGGCTATCTCGACCTTTGTTGGGATGAGCCGTTTCACTATTAcctgtcaaattaacattcACAAAAGTGTTATTAGAGGTATCTcgttgagagaaaataaaacctaTAACAACGTTATATTTAGTGTTTCTTGACatttttttaacattattatttattcagaCTGCACTCTCCTCATCAAACTCAAAATTTCTGATTAATTTAATCAACGTCTCATTATAATAACCAGAGAGAAGGTTGTTAATCAGaattcaaaaatcaaaatgaatTAAAGAAATATAGAGAAGGTTTTCAATATATTGTATTTCCttttaaataagtaaaaatCGATTGTATAATCAAAGTCCTCTATTcactattataaaatttttaaaattattatcataaaataaaatttatttacagttaaaaatataaattctatatatttaataattaaattattattaaatttaaaattaaatatgcaaATTAACTTTAGTTAGATGaaagataatattattttatatataaaattaatttatatttaaaaaataataaaatattatatattctaTGCTATATaaattcttacattttaatttgttaaaaattaattaaaattatcataagTTTTTGGATTAAAATGTTTTTTCACCCTAAAAATTATACTGAGTTAAAAAGTAGGCGAAAGAAGCAGATGGAAAATGATCTGCCAGGTAAGGCTTCTCCGCCACATCGGACTTTGAAATTACCGTGTTAATcgttattattctttttttcataatttctatttatcttttctattattttaagattattttattttaaaattttttaaaaaacatgtCTTCttatttaacaaaatttaaCATAAGTATTATTTTAGTTGCCAACCAAATATACAGAAACCACGCTCGCAATCGCAGTCTCCACCACCAACTCATTTCAAAatcaagaggaaaaaaaaaaaaaaaaaaagtgaacttTA
This is a stretch of genomic DNA from Manihot esculenta cultivar AM560-2 chromosome 2, M.esculenta_v8, whole genome shotgun sequence. It encodes these proteins:
- the LOC110607832 gene encoding metal tolerance protein B; the encoded protein is MEHDGVPILQLQHRKNIEMAIANEENAVLPVTAQLTCNSICAFSKHENDTFELEERSKSTMKLSGLIIFYLIVMAVEIIGGLKANSLAVITDAAHLLTDVAGFCISLFTVWASGWKATSQHSFGFSRLEVLGALLSVQLIWVISGILVYEAIDRILHKNSEVNGGLMFAIAAFGFIINLIMIIWLGHDHSHHAFHDHDHDHNHDHDHNHDDHDHNHDHNHDHDHDHDHDHDHDHDHDHDHIHNHEVDELCAVNEGEGAKLVPNSPPKRKILNINIQGAYLHVMADLIQSVGVMVAGAIIWAKPDWLVVDLISTLVFSAFVLFSTIPMLMNIFSILMEKTPHDINVDRVESGLKCVQGVQDIHDLHVWAITLGKLVLSCHVVAEPGASSTELLNRIRDYCEKTYKIHHVTVQIE